From the genome of Sander lucioperca isolate FBNREF2018 chromosome 1, SLUC_FBN_1.2, whole genome shotgun sequence, one region includes:
- the LOC116046331 gene encoding protein FAN-like, which yields MGSDTSQIKPTTDRKHGSHLETMAKVMTEILTSTDSRHVLSVGADSCMKVLDVQTGMVISSVKAEEEQRCFCWDGNSVLCGGQSGDLLLWDLLSNTVTQRIPAHSGTVQLVHPHSTAHLVKCPSM from the exons ATGGGCTCTGATACCTCCCAAATCAAGCCAACAACTGACCGCAAACACGGGAGTCACCTAGAAACCATGGCTAAAGTAATGACTGAGATTTTAACATCCACAGATAGTCGACACGTCCTCAGTGTTGGTGCTGACTCCTGTATGAAGGTTCTTGACGTCCAGACGGGAATGGTGATCTCATCTGTGAAAGCTGAGGAGGAGCAGAG GTGTTTCTGCTGGGACGGGAACTCAGTGCTGTGTGGGGGACAGTCTGGCGACCTCCTGCTGTGGGACCTGCTCAGCAACACAGTCACCCAGCGGATCCCTGCACACTCAGGTACAGTACAGCTCGTCCACCCACATTCTACAGCCCACCTGGTTAAATGCCCATCTATGTGA